From one Chryseobacterium sp. 3008163 genomic stretch:
- a CDS encoding 1-aminocyclopropane-1-carboxylate deaminase/D-cysteine desulfhydrase, with translation MKIPEIHIPIVEIPIEKNVKLFIKREDLIHPQISGNKYWKIFYNLNHYLESRPEKPLIITFGGAYSNHISAVSAVGNLFGIQTLGIIRGEELEKKWKDNPTLVAAKRNGMNLKFVTREEYRHKEKLTEFLQQEFPEALIIPEGGTNENAVQGIKMMLNNDTKDFDYLCTAVGTGGTIAGISEFCEENQKVIGFKVVEDASLENRISELTSKRNYHLTDAALGGYGKINDENILFINDFKAKYNVPLEPVYTGKMMQKVFEMIDDNYFPAGSRILCFHTGGLQGIEGANMLLEKQNRNLIL, from the coding sequence ATGAAAATTCCAGAAATTCATATTCCGATTGTTGAAATTCCGATTGAGAAAAATGTGAAACTCTTTATCAAAAGAGAAGATCTCATTCATCCTCAAATCTCAGGAAACAAATACTGGAAGATTTTTTATAATCTTAATCATTATCTCGAAAGTCGGCCTGAAAAACCTTTAATTATTACCTTTGGTGGTGCTTATTCCAATCATATTTCAGCGGTTTCGGCAGTTGGAAATTTATTTGGAATTCAGACTTTAGGTATTATCAGAGGTGAAGAATTAGAGAAAAAATGGAAAGATAATCCGACTTTAGTTGCTGCTAAAAGAAACGGGATGAATCTAAAATTCGTCACCCGTGAAGAATACCGACACAAAGAAAAACTGACTGAGTTTCTGCAACAGGAATTTCCTGAAGCTTTGATTATTCCTGAAGGCGGAACGAATGAAAACGCTGTTCAGGGAATCAAAATGATGCTGAATAACGATACAAAAGATTTTGATTATCTTTGCACCGCAGTTGGAACCGGAGGCACGATTGCTGGGATTTCGGAGTTTTGCGAAGAAAATCAGAAAGTTATAGGTTTTAAGGTCGTTGAAGATGCTTCTTTGGAAAACAGAATTTCAGAATTAACCTCAAAAAGAAATTATCATCTAACCGATGCTGCTCTTGGTGGTTACGGTAAGATAAATGATGAAAATATACTTTTTATCAATGATTTTAAAGCTAAGTATAATGTTCCGTTAGAACCTGTTTACACAGGAAAAATGATGCAGAAAGTTTTTGAAATGATTGATGATAATTATTTTCCTGCAGGAAGCAGAATACTATGTTTTCATACTGGTGGTTTGCAGGGAATAGAAGGAGCCAATATGCTTTTGGAAAAACAAAATAGAAATTTAATCCTATAA
- a CDS encoding endonuclease, translated as MKKHLLFLVLAQFANAQAPSGYYSSANGLTGAPLKTALSSIITSGHQDKGYSGLWTAYKTTDIDKNYENDGSILDIYSERPTSSDPYNYTPGGNQCGTYSTEGNCYNREHIVPQSLFNEASPMKNDVHFIRATDGKVNGMRSNYPFGKVGSTTFTSQNGSKLGSSSSSGFSGTVFEPIDEFKGDVARMVFYFVTRYQNQLSGFSSGNMLGGSAFPGLQTWELNVLLAWHNQDPVSQAEINRNNASYTFQGNRNPFIDNPNYVNQIWGSQTPTQDTQAPTVATNLSVSGKTSNSVSLAWSAATDNVAVTSYDVYMNGSLKTNVNTTSTTVTGLNPSTIYNFYIKAKDAAGNASANSSTVSATTNAGTTNPNPTNCVNETFETIPTSSASSYTTKTWTNSGITWTATDSRSDQTISNKAITVRNGSLKSSTFSNGINSLTVTTQLKFSGSNGNFNVLVNGVNVGTIPYSTTATTTTINNINVSGNVVVSLVNNSSSNRVAIDNLSWTCSSGFARQSVMNTENTQPNELQVYPNPISNQEIFVKGETENIQKAEIYNLQGKVMQTENLPFKNGKSIRTRNLQQGIYILKLDELSLKFIVK; from the coding sequence ATGAAAAAACATCTTTTATTCCTTGTATTAGCGCAATTCGCTAATGCTCAAGCACCTTCAGGCTATTATTCGTCAGCAAACGGACTCACTGGAGCACCTTTGAAAACCGCTTTAAGCTCAATCATTACCAGCGGACATCAGGATAAAGGCTACAGCGGACTTTGGACTGCATACAAAACTACCGACATCGACAAAAACTATGAAAATGACGGCTCTATTTTAGACATTTATTCTGAAAGACCAACCTCGTCTGATCCGTACAACTACACACCTGGCGGTAACCAATGTGGAACATATTCTACTGAAGGGAATTGTTACAACCGCGAACACATCGTTCCGCAAAGCTTATTTAATGAAGCTTCACCAATGAAAAACGACGTGCACTTCATCAGAGCAACCGACGGAAAGGTAAACGGAATGCGATCAAATTATCCTTTCGGGAAAGTGGGAAGCACAACTTTCACTTCTCAAAATGGTTCAAAATTAGGAAGCTCGTCGTCTTCAGGATTTTCGGGAACGGTTTTTGAGCCGATTGATGAGTTTAAAGGAGATGTTGCCAGAATGGTTTTCTATTTTGTGACAAGATATCAAAATCAATTATCAGGATTTTCTTCAGGAAATATGCTGGGAGGCTCGGCATTTCCTGGCTTGCAGACTTGGGAGCTGAACGTCTTGCTGGCCTGGCATAATCAGGATCCGGTTTCTCAGGCTGAAATCAACAGAAATAATGCTTCATACACTTTTCAGGGAAACAGAAATCCGTTTATTGACAACCCAAATTATGTGAATCAGATTTGGGGATCTCAAACTCCAACGCAGGATACACAAGCTCCTACTGTTGCTACTAATCTTAGCGTTTCGGGGAAAACCTCAAACAGTGTTTCTCTAGCTTGGTCTGCCGCAACTGATAATGTCGCAGTGACTTCTTATGATGTCTATATGAACGGAAGTTTGAAAACTAATGTAAACACTACCTCAACGACGGTTACAGGATTAAATCCTTCGACAATTTATAATTTCTACATTAAAGCGAAAGATGCTGCAGGAAATGCTTCTGCAAACAGTTCAACCGTTTCGGCGACCACAAACGCAGGAACAACCAATCCGAACCCTACCAATTGCGTGAACGAAACTTTTGAAACCATCCCGACATCCAGCGCATCATCTTACACTACAAAAACATGGACAAACAGCGGAATTACGTGGACAGCTACAGATTCAAGAAGTGACCAAACTATTTCAAATAAAGCAATTACAGTGAGAAACGGTTCGTTGAAATCAAGCACATTTAGTAATGGTATTAATTCTTTAACTGTTACAACGCAATTAAAATTCAGTGGGAGTAACGGAAATTTCAATGTGCTCGTAAATGGCGTAAATGTAGGAACGATTCCTTACAGTACAACTGCGACAACAACTACGATTAACAACATTAATGTCTCAGGAAATGTAGTGGTAAGTCTAGTTAATAATTCATCAAGCAACAGAGTAGCCATAGACAATCTAAGCTGGACTTGTTCTTCAGGATTTGCAAGACAAAGTGTGATGAATACAGAAAATACGCAGCCCAATGAACTGCAAGTTTATCCCAACCCGATTTCAAATCAGGAGATTTTTGTAAAAGGTGAAACTGAAAATATTCAAAAAGCTGAAATTTACAATCTTCAAGGGAAAGTAATGCAAACCGAAAATCTGCCTTTCAAAAACGGGAAATCTATCAGAACACGAAATCTTCAGCAAGGAATCTATATTTTAAAATTAGATGAATTGAGCTTGAAGTTTATTGTGAAATAA
- the hemL gene encoding glutamate-1-semialdehyde 2,1-aminomutase, which produces MKYQRSSALFDEAYKYIPGGVNSPVRAFKSVGGVPVFMKSAKGAYLTDADDNTYVDYINSWGPAILGHTHPEVLEELKIQAEKGFSFGAPTELETEIAKFITENVPNIDQIRMVSSGTEACMSAVRLARGFTGRDKIVKFEGCYHGHSDSFLIKAGSGAATFGNPNSPGVTAGTAKDTLLARYNDFEQVQDLFRHNQGEIAAVIIEPVAGNMGCVLPENNFLQNLRKICDENGALLIFDEVMTGFRLAFGGAQELYNVKADLVTYGKVIGGGLPVGAFAGRNEIMDHLAPKGGVYQAGTLSGNPLAMRAGLKTLQLIKSDENFFNNLNKTTETLDFEIGKILNEKGIAHKINRKGSMMSVFFHINRVSNFDEAQQANHSLFNNFFHQMLTNGIYLPPSGYETYFISDAIKDKEIDMTLEAVRKFEYS; this is translated from the coding sequence ATGAAATACCAAAGAAGTTCAGCTTTATTTGATGAAGCATACAAATATATTCCGGGTGGAGTAAATTCTCCGGTTCGTGCATTCAAATCTGTAGGCGGAGTGCCTGTTTTCATGAAATCTGCAAAAGGTGCATATCTTACAGACGCTGATGATAATACGTATGTCGATTACATCAATTCTTGGGGACCTGCAATTTTAGGTCATACGCATCCTGAGGTTTTAGAAGAATTAAAGATTCAGGCAGAGAAAGGTTTTTCTTTCGGTGCACCTACAGAGCTGGAAACTGAAATTGCCAAATTCATCACAGAAAATGTTCCGAATATCGACCAGATCAGAATGGTCTCGTCAGGTACAGAAGCTTGTATGAGCGCGGTAAGATTGGCGAGAGGATTTACAGGAAGAGATAAGATTGTAAAATTTGAAGGCTGTTATCACGGTCACTCAGATTCGTTTTTGATTAAAGCGGGAAGTGGTGCGGCAACTTTTGGAAATCCGAATTCTCCGGGTGTAACGGCCGGAACTGCGAAAGATACTTTGCTGGCAAGATACAATGATTTTGAGCAGGTTCAGGATTTGTTCAGACATAATCAGGGTGAAATTGCTGCAGTAATTATCGAGCCGGTTGCCGGAAATATGGGTTGCGTTTTACCTGAAAATAATTTCCTTCAAAACTTAAGAAAAATCTGTGACGAAAATGGCGCTTTATTGATTTTTGACGAAGTGATGACTGGTTTCAGACTGGCTTTTGGCGGTGCACAGGAATTATATAACGTAAAAGCGGATTTGGTAACCTATGGAAAAGTAATCGGAGGCGGTTTGCCGGTTGGTGCTTTTGCCGGAAGAAACGAAATTATGGATCATTTGGCGCCAAAAGGTGGCGTTTATCAGGCCGGAACATTGAGCGGAAATCCTTTAGCAATGAGAGCGGGTCTGAAAACTTTGCAACTCATCAAAAGCGATGAAAACTTCTTTAATAATCTGAATAAAACTACAGAAACTTTAGATTTTGAAATCGGAAAAATTTTAAATGAAAAAGGAATCGCTCATAAAATCAACAGAAAAGGTTCGATGATGTCGGTGTTTTTCCATATCAACAGAGTTTCAAATTTTGATGAGGCGCAACAAGCGAATCATTCACTATTCAATAATTTCTTTCATCAGATGCTGACCAACGGAATTTATCTTCCGCCAAGTGGTTACGAAACTTATTTCATCAGCGATGCGATAAAAGACAAAGAAATTGATATGACTTTGGAAGCGGTAAGGAAGTTTGAATATTCTTAA
- a CDS encoding lytic transglycosylase domain-containing protein: MKIYFNKIVFAAVFFVSFEMASAQYLSASDTSENSVRKYKNIINSNKDIVQFIENSLAKKGLPKHLRNLPLIESHFDRNITSHAGAVGVWQFMTAHANQYGLTADRRNDIYRSTKVAVVSLGNLYKKYGNWVTVIAAYNCGEGNIAKAMQSANSSQYHVFSKYLPAETINHVKKYLNACYATGELNSVLTNYNSSRMQKVFDARSGLKEESSLSETEINAGFSLKIIAEELKISLNDILNWNPEIEEELQTTGESILHLPTDLMPDFLLKKNKILSRSIKEGNNTSK, encoded by the coding sequence ATGAAAATTTATTTCAATAAAATAGTATTTGCAGCAGTCTTTTTTGTTTCTTTTGAAATGGCATCTGCTCAGTATTTGTCGGCTAGTGACACTTCTGAAAATAGCGTAAGAAAATACAAAAATATCATCAATTCGAATAAAGACATTGTTCAGTTTATAGAAAATTCTTTAGCTAAAAAGGGACTTCCAAAACATTTGAGAAATTTACCTTTAATTGAATCTCATTTTGACAGAAATATTACTTCGCACGCTGGTGCAGTCGGGGTTTGGCAGTTTATGACCGCTCACGCAAATCAATACGGACTTACGGCAGATCGTCGCAATGACATTTACAGAAGCACAAAAGTAGCGGTAGTTTCTCTTGGAAATCTTTATAAAAAGTACGGCAATTGGGTAACTGTTATTGCAGCGTACAATTGTGGAGAAGGAAATATAGCTAAAGCCATGCAGTCTGCTAACTCAAGTCAATACCATGTTTTCTCTAAATATTTGCCGGCTGAAACCATTAACCATGTTAAAAAATATCTGAATGCTTGCTATGCAACAGGAGAACTCAACAGTGTTTTGACCAATTACAATTCTTCAAGAATGCAGAAAGTATTTGATGCAAGATCCGGCTTGAAAGAAGAATCATCGTTATCTGAAACCGAAATTAATGCAGGATTCAGCTTAAAAATTATTGCGGAAGAATTAAAAATTAGTTTAAATGACATTCTCAATTGGAATCCTGAAATTGAAGAAGAACTTCAGACCACTGGAGAAAGTATTTTACACCTTCCAACAGATTTAATGCCTGATTTTTTATTAAAGAAAAATAAAATTTTGTCCCGCTCAATAAAAGAGGGAAACAATACTTCAAAATAA
- a CDS encoding DUF4136 domain-containing protein — MKKYIFILLAATLGLSSCSPFKVRSDYAETANFTSYKTYKIRIDDLKLNDIDKDRVLNELSKQLQTKGLQSGENPDLIVNVKANHKKITDINTTNPGGMWGWGGGFGWGIGMNRTWTSNYNEGAIIVDLIDSKTNKLVWQGIGSGISVDRPQAKQKQIPQIVAEIMANYPPGMKK; from the coding sequence ATGAAGAAATATATTTTTATTTTGCTGGCAGCGACTTTAGGTTTATCTTCTTGCAGTCCTTTTAAAGTACGTTCAGATTATGCAGAAACTGCAAATTTCACTTCTTACAAAACTTACAAAATAAGAATTGATGATTTGAAATTGAATGATATCGATAAAGACAGAGTTTTGAACGAACTGTCTAAGCAATTGCAAACAAAAGGCCTTCAATCAGGTGAAAATCCTGATTTGATTGTCAACGTAAAAGCAAATCACAAGAAAATCACTGATATCAATACAACCAATCCCGGCGGAATGTGGGGATGGGGCGGTGGCTTCGGATGGGGAATCGGCATGAACAGAACCTGGACGAGCAACTATAACGAAGGAGCAATCATCGTAGATTTAATTGATTCTAAAACCAACAAGTTAGTTTGGCAGGGAATCGGAAGCGGTATTTCTGTTGACAGACCGCAGGCGAAACAAAAACAAATCCCTCAGATTGTTGCTGAAATAATGGCAAACTATCCTCCGGGAATGAAAAAATAA
- a CDS encoding glucosaminidase domain-containing protein has product MKRLFLLISLLVLSKFSAQTWATEDQYIQKFAQYAVEEMEKYKIPASITLAQGLLETGGGQSRLAQEGKNHFGIKCKEDWTGKTMKHTDDAPNECFRVYEDPKQSYEDHSIFLTTRKYYTKLFDLDMKDYKAWAHGLKKAGYATNPRYASILIGKIERYKLYEFDEVNSTEVLYAILKKYPDLKDDRSFMARLEPAKKVKKAEPVTVKVPYKATSYAQQQKRVERIKTKAEILNSILIKSHPNGGLKYVVIPEDTNVQFIANKFRISDSKLTKWNDLESDILRKDDIVFLESKNSEGNTATYKAEFGEDMHDIAQKFGVKLNKLYAKNRMDEGQKPAAGQLIYLIDKKPRN; this is encoded by the coding sequence ATGAAAAGACTTTTCTTACTAATTAGCCTTTTAGTTTTATCAAAATTCTCAGCTCAGACCTGGGCTACTGAAGACCAATACATCCAGAAATTTGCACAGTATGCAGTTGAAGAAATGGAAAAGTACAAAATTCCTGCTTCAATTACGCTTGCACAAGGACTTTTGGAGACGGGTGGCGGACAAAGCCGTTTGGCTCAGGAAGGAAAAAATCATTTCGGAATAAAATGTAAGGAAGACTGGACCGGGAAAACCATGAAGCACACCGATGACGCTCCCAATGAGTGTTTCCGTGTGTATGAAGATCCGAAACAGTCGTATGAAGATCACTCAATATTCCTGACGACTAGAAAATATTACACCAAGCTTTTTGATTTGGATATGAAAGATTACAAAGCATGGGCGCATGGTTTGAAAAAAGCAGGTTATGCAACAAATCCGAGATATGCATCAATTCTGATTGGAAAAATCGAAAGATATAAATTGTATGAATTTGATGAAGTAAATTCCACAGAAGTTCTCTATGCCATTCTGAAAAAATATCCCGATCTTAAGGATGACAGAAGTTTTATGGCTCGTCTTGAACCCGCGAAAAAAGTTAAAAAAGCTGAACCGGTTACTGTGAAAGTTCCATACAAAGCAACTTCATATGCACAACAGCAAAAAAGAGTAGAGCGCATCAAAACCAAAGCAGAAATACTTAATTCTATCTTAATTAAAAGCCATCCGAATGGTGGTTTGAAATATGTGGTGATTCCTGAAGATACAAACGTGCAGTTTATCGCCAATAAATTCAGAATCAGCGACAGCAAATTGACAAAATGGAATGATCTGGAATCTGATATCCTTAGAAAAGACGATATTGTATTTCTTGAATCAAAAAATTCTGAAGGAAACACTGCTACTTACAAAGCTGAATTTGGTGAAGATATGCATGATATCGCACAAAAATTCGGAGTAAAACTCAATAAGTTATACGCCAAAAACAGAATGGATGAAGGCCAAAAACCAGCTGCAGGACAGCTGATCTATCTGATTGACAAAAAACCTAGAAACTAA